In a genomic window of Corynebacterium choanae:
- a CDS encoding transposase: MGRTTNKYSEDILAYLNHELSSGPVEAINGRLEHLRGTALGFQSLVHYI; encoded by the coding sequence TTGGGAAGGACGACGAACAAGTACAGCGAGGATATTCTGGCGTACCTCAATCATGAGCTATCGAGCGGTCCCGTCGAAGCGATCAATGGCCGGCTGGAACACCTACGGGGTACCGCCCTAGGGTTCCAGAGCCTAGTCCACTACATCTGA
- a CDS encoding aldo/keto reductase, translating to MTENKQLHVTLSDGTIVPQLGFGTYKMRGDECYKAVRHAIEVGYRHIDTASLYKNEEEVGRAIADAIKAGDVARDELFITTKLWHDSHGRHEAEQAFQVSKEKLGLDYIDLYLIHWPVPHLGKFVETWEGLINLLGFGTVQTIGVSNFYPEAIDELIAKTGHTPTVNQVELHPGFSQAELRDYHRHHNIATTAWSPIVRGSVFDHPTVEKIAEATGRTPAQIVLRWHMQLGNIAIPKSATPERIAENFSIFDFELTDEQMAAITALDSDDTVTGRFGPDPREFGNDS from the coding sequence ATGACTGAAAATAAGCAACTTCATGTGACATTGTCTGATGGCACTATCGTGCCGCAGCTCGGATTCGGCACCTACAAGATGCGCGGCGACGAGTGCTACAAGGCTGTTCGCCACGCCATCGAGGTGGGCTACCGGCACATCGATACCGCGTCGCTCTACAAGAACGAAGAAGAAGTCGGTCGTGCCATTGCTGATGCGATCAAGGCCGGTGACGTGGCGCGCGACGAGCTGTTCATCACGACGAAACTGTGGCATGACTCCCACGGTCGACACGAGGCCGAACAAGCCTTCCAGGTTTCGAAAGAAAAATTGGGACTGGACTATATTGACCTCTACCTGATCCACTGGCCGGTTCCGCATTTGGGCAAGTTTGTTGAAACCTGGGAAGGACTAATTAACCTCCTCGGCTTCGGCACTGTACAAACCATAGGTGTCTCCAACTTCTACCCGGAGGCAATCGACGAGCTGATTGCGAAAACAGGGCACACACCAACCGTCAACCAAGTCGAGCTACATCCTGGCTTCTCGCAGGCTGAGCTGCGGGACTATCACCGCCACCACAATATTGCGACCACCGCGTGGTCGCCGATTGTTCGCGGCTCGGTGTTTGATCATCCGACAGTGGAGAAGATCGCCGAGGCGACCGGGCGCACACCGGCACAGATTGTGCTGCGCTGGCATATGCAGCTGGGCAATATTGCGATTCCGAAGTCGGCTACCCCAGAGCGTATTGCAGAGAACTTTTCTATCTTCGACTTTGAACTCACCGATGAGCAGATGGCCGCGATCACCGCTCTCGACAGTGATGACACTGTTACTGGGCGTTTTGGCCCCGATCCTCGGGAATTCGGAAACGACTCATAG
- a CDS encoding carboxyl transferase domain-containing protein produces MSHLHARELIARTLDTDSFISWDTPPDYGEISADYAAILARAREKSGCDEAVLTGCGTIDGRRVACIVSEFSFLGGSIGKATAHRIIAAIHRATADKLPLLIAPASGGTRMQEGTLGFTLMVSITTAVYKHKDEHLPFLVYLRNPTTGGVMASWGSAGHFTFAEPDALLGFLGPRVVELVTGESIEQGVQSGENLARVGVIDGVVSPEMLRAAMEKIIDVLLPADDGFGDSREDTIGCAAIDTDLIGRHTAVEQVAVKGHPGATALPRTAHTIEQAATTSDRPALVNKCSDTTWESILQTRRDDRPGLQEIIAALADQSIALSGSGDGRRSTAVNVLLTRIGGRPVVLIGQNRATQPPVGDDWLGPAALRMARRGIKLAHELNLPLVSIIDTPGGEMSAQAEEQGMAGSIARTLGEMVYLDVPTVSVILGQGCGGAALAMMPADKVLVCEHSWLSPLPPEGASAILYRDTDHAAEMMERQQVGAAALQQAGIADAIIAEYPSASDEPDAFIARVLDVIHDTLVELHAHPETAGRARRFARYEQLAGFHTDTPEDTV; encoded by the coding sequence ATGAGTCACTTACATGCCCGGGAATTAATCGCACGCACCCTTGACACTGACAGTTTCATCTCATGGGACACCCCACCGGACTATGGGGAGATCTCCGCCGACTACGCTGCAATCTTAGCGCGGGCGCGGGAAAAATCCGGGTGTGATGAGGCAGTGTTGACCGGCTGCGGCACCATCGATGGGCGTCGCGTGGCGTGTATTGTCTCCGAATTTTCCTTCCTCGGCGGATCCATCGGGAAAGCTACTGCACACCGAATTATTGCTGCTATTCACCGGGCAACCGCCGATAAGCTACCGCTGCTCATCGCCCCTGCATCCGGTGGCACCCGGATGCAAGAGGGCACCCTCGGGTTTACCCTCATGGTGTCGATTACCACCGCGGTCTACAAGCACAAGGATGAACATCTGCCGTTTTTGGTGTATCTGCGCAATCCCACCACTGGCGGGGTGATGGCATCGTGGGGGTCGGCGGGGCATTTCACCTTCGCCGAACCAGATGCACTCCTTGGTTTCTTAGGTCCGCGCGTGGTGGAGCTAGTCACTGGCGAATCCATCGAGCAAGGAGTGCAATCAGGGGAAAACCTTGCCCGCGTCGGTGTGATCGACGGGGTCGTCTCCCCGGAAATGTTGCGCGCCGCCATGGAAAAAATCATCGATGTGCTGCTTCCTGCCGACGATGGGTTCGGCGACTCCCGGGAAGACACGATTGGTTGTGCAGCAATCGATACTGACCTGATTGGGCGGCACACAGCAGTGGAACAAGTTGCCGTTAAAGGCCATCCAGGTGCAACAGCACTGCCGCGTACCGCTCACACCATTGAACAGGCCGCAACAACCAGCGATCGTCCAGCGTTGGTGAACAAATGCAGCGACACAACCTGGGAGTCGATTCTGCAGACCCGGCGCGATGATCGTCCCGGCCTACAAGAGATCATTGCTGCGCTCGCCGATCAATCCATAGCACTTTCAGGCTCCGGGGATGGGCGCCGTTCCACCGCCGTCAATGTGCTGCTTACCCGTATCGGTGGCCGACCGGTGGTGCTCATCGGGCAAAATCGTGCCACCCAGCCGCCGGTCGGTGACGACTGGCTAGGTCCTGCTGCGCTGCGGATGGCACGTCGGGGTATCAAGTTGGCCCACGAACTCAACCTGCCTTTGGTGTCTATCATTGACACCCCCGGCGGGGAGATGTCAGCCCAAGCTGAAGAACAAGGCATGGCCGGTTCTATTGCCCGAACGCTCGGGGAGATGGTGTATCTCGATGTGCCGACAGTGTCAGTTATTTTAGGCCAAGGCTGTGGTGGTGCCGCACTGGCAATGATGCCTGCTGACAAAGTACTTGTGTGTGAACATTCCTGGCTTTCTCCCCTTCCCCCGGAAGGTGCATCGGCGATCTTATATCGGGATACTGACCATGCCGCTGAAATGATGGAACGCCAACAGGTTGGGGCGGCAGCATTACAACAAGCCGGCATAGCCGATGCGATTATTGCCGAATATCCTTCCGCCAGCGACGAACCAGATGCGTTTATCGCCCGGGTGTTGGATGTTATCCACGACACGCTTGTGGAACTGCACGCCCACCCGGAAACGGCTGGACGGGCAAGACGGTTTGCACGCTACGAACAGCTTGCTGGTTTTCACACCGACACCCCGGAGGACACCGTATAA
- a CDS encoding FKBP-type peptidyl-prolyl cis-trans isomerase, whose protein sequence is MEIPAYEPQQGPAPEDLVIEDIVVGDGAEAAPSAVVNVHYVGYDYATGEKFDSSYDRGQSIEFPLSNLIAGWQEGIPGMKVGGRRKLVIPPEAAYGPAGTPHPLAGRTLVFFIDLIGTH, encoded by the coding sequence ATGGAGATTCCCGCATACGAACCGCAGCAAGGCCCTGCCCCAGAAGATCTGGTGATTGAAGATATCGTCGTCGGCGACGGTGCTGAAGCTGCCCCGAGCGCGGTAGTGAACGTGCACTATGTTGGCTACGACTACGCCACCGGGGAGAAGTTTGATTCTTCCTATGATCGTGGACAGTCCATCGAATTCCCGCTGAGCAACCTTATTGCCGGCTGGCAGGAAGGCATCCCCGGTATGAAGGTGGGCGGACGTCGCAAGCTGGTTATCCCACCAGAGGCAGCCTATGGTCCGGCCGGCACCCCGCATCCGCTGGCCGGACGCACGTTGGTGTTCTTTATCGATTTGATCGGCACCCACTAA
- a CDS encoding transposase gives MAGTTITIPATVDAISNGDPQLVYTDHHHDEQIPTVDLLDKQPHTHQKRVSDIADNLVRSFDLGVTLTDAAISDQHTWVAARLLDMLPGRSTEVSGQWLQARGEQFRTQVEVVAMDGFRRLCQCLQHTITVTLLR, from the coding sequence ATCGCTGGTACTACGATCACCATCCCAGCTACCGTCGACGCCATCTCCAACGGGGATCCACAGCTGGTCTACACCGACCATCACCACGACGAGCAGATCCCCACAGTCGACCTCCTCGACAAGCAGCCTCACACACACCAGAAACGAGTATCCGACATCGCGGACAACCTGGTTCGATCCTTTGACCTGGGGGTAACCCTCACCGATGCGGCCATCAGTGACCAGCACACTTGGGTAGCAGCACGACTGTTGGACATGCTGCCAGGCAGGAGTACCGAGGTGAGTGGCCAGTGGTTACAAGCACGCGGCGAGCAGTTCCGTACCCAGGTGGAGGTCGTGGCCATGGATGGATTCAGAAGGCTATGCCAATGCCTGCAACACACAATTACCGTAACACTGTTAAGGTGA
- a CDS encoding DUF485 domain-containing protein: MSAAPPPGVRRRQPTAAEFREMQHDPEFLDLKKSFRSFVFPMSIAFFLWYVLYILLAIYATDFMSKPLFGHVNVALIMGVLQFVTTFAITAIYIRFANASIEPKSTAIRTRMEG, translated from the coding sequence ATGAGTGCAGCTCCACCCCCCGGCGTCCGGCGGCGCCAACCCACCGCGGCCGAATTCCGCGAAATGCAACACGACCCCGAATTTTTGGATCTGAAAAAATCCTTCCGGTCATTCGTGTTCCCAATGAGTATCGCGTTCTTCCTGTGGTACGTGCTCTACATCCTGCTGGCGATCTACGCCACCGACTTCATGTCCAAGCCGCTATTTGGCCACGTGAATGTCGCTTTAATCATGGGGGTGCTGCAATTCGTCACCACGTTTGCGATCACCGCCATCTATATTCGCTTCGCCAACGCTTCGATTGAGCCGAAGTCCACCGCGATCCGTACCCGAATGGAGGGCTAG
- a CDS encoding solute symporter family protein, with protein sequence MAPSTAILSAAATSNTGNPLLNITVFAVFIIVTMAVVMRAGKTTSEASDFYTGGAKFSGRQNGLAIAGDYLSAASFLGIVGAVALTGYDGFLYSIGFFVAWLVALLLVAEPLRNTGKFTMADVLSFRLKQRPVRLAAAFGTLAVSLFYLIAQMAGAGSLVAVLLDIHDEKAQAIVVVVVGIIMIAYVLLGGMKGTTYVQMIKAVLLVSGVVIMAVLIFLKLGALNSIFDAAIANFGSSEYAAKNGLDGSAILDPGLKYGKTATTKLDFLSLGLALVLGTAGLPHVLMRFYTVPTAKEARRSVTWAIVLIGSFYLITLILGYGAAALVGPDRILAAPGGANSAAPLLALELGGSWFMAIISAVAFATVLAVVAGLAITASASVAHDIYHSIIRNGQSTEAEQVRVSRITVVVIGVLSIILGILAMSQNVAFLVALAFAIAASANLPTILYSLYWKKFNTTGALCSMYTGLGLALLLIIFSPAVSGDASSMFPNHDWHFFPLRNPGLVSIPGAFIAGFIGTMIGKPDNFDDLQAEMEVRSLTGVGVEAAVDH encoded by the coding sequence ATGGCACCATCTACCGCAATCTTGTCGGCTGCTGCCACCAGCAACACCGGCAACCCGTTGTTGAATATCACAGTGTTTGCCGTCTTTATTATCGTCACCATGGCGGTGGTGATGCGCGCCGGGAAAACAACCTCCGAAGCCAGTGACTTCTACACTGGTGGGGCAAAGTTCTCCGGGCGGCAAAATGGTTTGGCTATTGCCGGTGACTACCTGTCGGCGGCGTCCTTCCTCGGCATTGTTGGTGCAGTTGCGCTGACCGGCTATGACGGATTCCTCTACTCGATTGGTTTCTTCGTCGCCTGGCTGGTTGCCCTGCTGCTCGTCGCCGAGCCACTGCGCAACACTGGTAAATTCACCATGGCTGACGTGCTGAGTTTCCGGCTCAAGCAGCGCCCAGTGCGGCTTGCTGCAGCGTTTGGCACCTTGGCTGTTTCACTGTTCTATCTCATCGCGCAGATGGCCGGCGCTGGTTCGCTGGTAGCGGTGCTGCTCGACATTCACGATGAAAAAGCCCAAGCAATCGTGGTCGTTGTCGTCGGTATCATTATGATCGCCTACGTGCTGCTTGGCGGCATGAAGGGCACCACCTATGTGCAGATGATCAAAGCTGTGCTGCTGGTCTCCGGTGTGGTCATTATGGCTGTGCTTATCTTCCTCAAGCTTGGCGCACTGAACTCCATCTTTGATGCGGCGATCGCAAACTTCGGCAGCTCCGAATATGCAGCAAAAAATGGGCTTGACGGTTCAGCGATCCTCGACCCAGGTCTGAAATATGGCAAGACAGCCACCACGAAGCTCGACTTCCTGTCCTTGGGGTTGGCGCTGGTGCTTGGTACTGCTGGTCTGCCGCACGTGCTTATGCGCTTCTACACGGTGCCGACTGCAAAGGAAGCTCGCCGCTCAGTGACCTGGGCGATCGTGCTCATCGGTTCCTTCTACCTCATCACCTTGATCCTCGGCTACGGTGCTGCTGCACTGGTAGGCCCGGATCGGATTCTTGCCGCCCCCGGTGGCGCGAACTCGGCAGCCCCACTGCTCGCCCTCGAGTTGGGTGGCTCCTGGTTCATGGCAATTATCTCCGCGGTGGCCTTTGCAACCGTGCTTGCCGTGGTCGCTGGCTTGGCGATTACCGCCTCCGCGTCGGTGGCCCACGATATTTACCACTCGATCATTCGCAACGGCCAATCCACCGAAGCCGAACAGGTGCGGGTTTCCCGAATCACTGTGGTGGTCATCGGTGTGCTGTCGATCATCCTGGGTATTTTGGCGATGAGCCAAAACGTTGCCTTCCTGGTGGCGTTGGCGTTCGCAATCGCCGCCTCGGCAAACCTGCCCACCATCTTGTACTCGCTGTATTGGAAGAAGTTCAACACCACTGGTGCGCTGTGTTCCATGTACACCGGTCTTGGTCTGGCACTGCTGCTGATCATCTTCTCCCCAGCAGTCTCCGGCGACGCATCCTCGATGTTCCCGAACCACGACTGGCACTTCTTCCCGCTGCGCAACCCGGGTCTGGTATCCATCCCAGGTGCATTCATTGCAGGCTTCATCGGCACCATGATCGGAAAGCCTGATAACTTCGACGATCTGCAGGCCGAAATGGAAGTTCGTTCCCTCACCGGTGTCGGTGTGGAAGCGGCAGTCGACCACTAA
- a CDS encoding citrate synthase: protein MAHENKDKAVLHYPGGEFEMDIMRATEGNDGIVLGKLLSETGLVTYDPGYVSTGSTESKITFIDGDKGILRYRGYAIEDLAEHATFNEVTYLLIKGELPTQEQLESFNSEIRHHTLIDEDFKRQFRVFPRDAHPMAVLASSLNILSTYYQDTLDPLNEEMRDKATVRLMAKVPMLAAMAHRARHGEPWMYPDNNLNARENFLRMMFGFPTEEYEIDPVMVRALDQLLILHADHEQNCSTSTVRMVASAQANMFVSVAAGINALSGPLHGGANQAVLEMLDDIKANGGDASEFMTRVKNKEPGVRLMGFGHRVYKNYDPRAAIIKKTAHEVLEHLGGDELLDIAMNLEEIALADDYFISRKLYPNVDFYTGLIYRAMGFPTDFFTVLFAMGRLPGWIAQYRELIENPKSKIYRPRQIYTGEALRPFVPRSERG from the coding sequence GTGGCTCACGAGAACAAGGACAAGGCCGTACTGCACTACCCTGGTGGCGAGTTCGAAATGGACATTATGCGCGCCACCGAAGGTAACGACGGTATTGTGCTCGGCAAACTGCTGAGCGAAACCGGCCTGGTCACCTACGACCCAGGCTATGTCAGCACCGGTTCCACCGAATCGAAAATCACCTTCATTGATGGCGACAAGGGCATTCTTCGCTACCGTGGCTATGCCATCGAAGACCTCGCTGAGCATGCCACCTTCAACGAAGTCACCTACCTGCTGATCAAGGGTGAACTCCCCACCCAGGAACAGCTGGAAAGCTTCAACTCGGAAATTCGGCACCACACCCTCATCGATGAGGACTTCAAACGCCAGTTCCGGGTGTTCCCCCGCGACGCCCACCCAATGGCTGTGCTCGCTTCGTCGCTGAATATCCTGTCAACCTATTACCAGGACACTCTGGATCCGCTGAACGAAGAAATGCGGGACAAGGCGACTGTGCGGCTCATGGCGAAGGTGCCGATGCTGGCGGCTATGGCGCACCGCGCCCGCCACGGGGAGCCATGGATGTACCCGGATAACAATCTCAACGCCCGGGAAAACTTCCTGCGCATGATGTTCGGCTTCCCGACGGAAGAATACGAAATCGATCCGGTGATGGTGCGTGCCCTCGACCAGCTGCTGATCCTGCATGCCGATCATGAGCAGAACTGCTCCACCTCGACGGTGCGTATGGTTGCTTCGGCACAGGCGAATATGTTCGTCTCGGTTGCAGCTGGTATTAATGCGCTGTCCGGTCCGCTGCACGGTGGCGCGAACCAGGCTGTGCTGGAGATGCTCGACGATATTAAGGCCAACGGCGGTGACGCTAGCGAATTCATGACCCGGGTGAAGAACAAGGAGCCTGGTGTTCGTCTCATGGGCTTCGGGCACCGCGTCTATAAGAACTACGATCCGCGTGCTGCAATTATTAAGAAGACTGCTCACGAAGTGCTCGAGCACTTAGGTGGTGACGAGCTGCTTGATATTGCGATGAACCTGGAAGAGATTGCGTTGGCCGATGATTACTTCATCTCCCGCAAGCTGTATCCGAACGTTGACTTCTACACCGGCCTCATCTACCGGGCTATGGGCTTCCCGACTGACTTCTTTACGGTGCTGTTTGCGATGGGTCGTCTGCCCGGCTGGATCGCACAATACCGGGAGCTTATCGAGAACCCGAAGTCGAAGATTTACCGTCCACGCCAGATTTACACCGGTGAAGCGCTGCGTCCTTTCGTACCGCGTTCCGAGCGTGGCTAA
- a CDS encoding NAD(P)-dependent malic enzyme: MTDKQPHTSNSKPSNTTTSPSHSFADLHDAEIFAAHEGGKIETHSRRPLETVRDLSIAYTPGVARVCEAIHEEPERAREYTWAGRNVAIISDGTAVLGLGDIGAKAALPVMEGKAQLFGRFAGLNAIPIVLDTTDVDDLVHTIEAMAPSFGAINLEDISAPRCFEIERRLIESLDIPVMHDDQHGTAIVITAALRNACQLLNRRLKDLKVVISGAGAAGVACAKMLIHAGVRDVIMLDSRGIIHPDRTPLTQIKQEMAAITNPRRITGGVAEALRGADTFIGLSRGHVGEAALQSMAADPILFSLANPDPEIDPDLAYKYGAIVATGRSDLPNQINNVLAFPGIFHGALAAGAKQITPAMKLAASRAIANVAAEALDVEHIVPSPLDGRVAPAVSAAVRAAALASK, from the coding sequence ATGACTGACAAGCAGCCACACACCTCAAACAGCAAACCAAGCAACACAACAACCAGCCCCAGCCATAGTTTCGCTGATTTGCACGATGCGGAGATTTTCGCCGCCCACGAAGGCGGCAAAATCGAAACACACTCCCGCCGCCCCCTAGAGACCGTGCGGGACCTGTCGATCGCCTACACACCGGGGGTTGCCCGGGTATGTGAAGCAATCCACGAAGAACCCGAACGTGCCCGGGAATACACCTGGGCAGGACGAAACGTGGCGATTATCTCCGACGGAACAGCAGTGTTGGGGCTGGGTGATATTGGGGCGAAAGCTGCCCTGCCGGTGATGGAAGGCAAAGCGCAACTGTTTGGCCGCTTCGCCGGGCTCAACGCTATCCCCATTGTGCTTGACACCACCGATGTGGATGATCTCGTGCACACCATTGAGGCGATGGCGCCCTCGTTTGGGGCAATCAACTTAGAAGATATCTCTGCACCACGCTGCTTTGAGATTGAACGACGACTTATCGAATCCCTCGATATTCCTGTCATGCACGACGATCAGCATGGGACTGCCATTGTTATCACCGCCGCGCTACGCAACGCCTGCCAGCTACTGAATCGACGGTTGAAAGATTTAAAGGTGGTCATCTCCGGGGCGGGTGCAGCCGGGGTGGCCTGCGCGAAAATGCTGATCCATGCCGGTGTGCGCGACGTCATCATGCTTGACTCCCGCGGCATCATTCACCCGGATCGCACCCCATTGACTCAGATCAAACAAGAGATGGCAGCGATCACCAACCCGCGGCGAATCACCGGCGGTGTTGCTGAAGCCTTGCGCGGGGCGGACACGTTTATCGGATTATCCCGCGGCCATGTGGGGGAGGCTGCCCTGCAATCCATGGCAGCCGATCCGATCCTGTTCTCCCTGGCTAACCCCGACCCGGAGATCGACCCGGATCTGGCCTACAAATATGGAGCAATTGTTGCCACCGGCCGCAGCGATCTGCCCAACCAAATCAATAATGTGCTGGCGTTCCCCGGTATTTTCCACGGGGCTTTGGCTGCTGGCGCGAAACAAATCACCCCGGCGATGAAACTTGCCGCTTCCCGGGCAATCGCCAATGTGGCCGCCGAAGCATTAGATGTGGAACACATTGTGCCCTCCCCGCTCGACGGGCGGGTGGCCCCGGCAGTATCTGCTGCTGTGCGGGCAGCTGCCCTCGCCTCGAAATAG
- a CDS encoding HAD-IC family P-type ATPase — protein sequence MTVQQATFTTPRTGLTKQQVASRTKQGHVNVAVRKTGRRTVDIIRSNVFTRINAILGVLLIIVIATGSLINAAFGLLIVANSAIGIIQEIRAKKTLDKLTILAESKIRVIRDGRVDQIERDEIVIDDLIDIGPGDQLVVDGFVTDADGLRIDESLLTGESDSIVKNPGDPLLSGSFVKAGSGSYQATAIGSDAYSAKLIAEAGRFTLTGSQLQEGINKILSYITWLLIPTGVLTIWSQLSRSGAPLKEAVLSMVAALVPMVPEGLVLMTSIAFAVGVVRLGKHQALINELPAIEGLARVDTVCADKTGTLTENTMVVDRIVSVADPHQAPVALVGPGTTELPVAEIIAAMVLADSHPNDTMQAIAAFTHSWVDSPGLVVGETKEQAPFDSSLKWSGISTGLAGSWVLGAPDVLLRRDDEVAAIAEEIGAQGLRVLVVGFVPDGLAALRETPGDAACDLVSPQALVVLAQKVRDDAEATLDFFAREGVETKIISGDNARSVAAVARSVGFGKPLRRVELSNSPAPHVVPPAHDFDHGAVTAQSQAGRSRGTKTSSEYIQHCADNLGAAEDIAALDARDLPAASDPRFADLVERHCVFGRVTPQQKRDMVLALQERGKQVAMTGDGVNDVLALKEANIGVSMGSGSPATRSVAQVVLLDNSFATLPLVVAEGRRVIGNIERVANLFLTKTIYSVVLALVIGVLGMSFPFQPIHVTMAGWFTIGIPAFVLSLAPNHDQAKPGFVSRVLRLSLPAGITIGVLTVVFWVMHNPGEGVNPLLERQAATATLSVMLVMAVWVVAVVARPYRPWKIGLILVSIAAYVSIFITPWTAKVLLLDPSNMPLMWQALLFGGFGAIIIEASWWIGARRWGRPAVWDRAAG from the coding sequence ATGACAGTTCAGCAAGCTACTTTTACTACACCCCGCACTGGGCTGACCAAGCAGCAGGTGGCTTCCCGCACCAAGCAAGGCCACGTCAACGTTGCCGTAAGAAAAACCGGTCGCCGCACTGTCGATATTATCCGCAGCAATGTGTTCACCCGGATTAATGCGATCTTGGGCGTGCTGTTAATTATTGTCATCGCCACCGGCTCACTCATTAACGCAGCGTTCGGCTTGTTGATCGTGGCAAACTCGGCTATCGGTATTATTCAAGAAATACGGGCTAAGAAAACACTCGATAAATTAACCATTTTGGCCGAATCGAAGATCAGGGTAATCCGTGACGGGCGCGTCGACCAGATTGAGCGCGACGAAATTGTCATCGATGACCTGATCGATATCGGGCCTGGTGACCAACTCGTTGTTGATGGCTTTGTGACAGATGCTGATGGGTTGCGTATCGACGAGTCGCTGCTGACTGGCGAATCAGATTCCATTGTGAAAAACCCGGGCGATCCACTGTTGTCGGGTTCTTTTGTGAAGGCGGGCTCCGGCAGCTATCAGGCGACTGCTATCGGCTCAGATGCATATTCGGCCAAGTTGATTGCCGAAGCGGGGAGGTTCACGCTCACCGGCTCACAGTTGCAAGAGGGGATCAACAAGATCCTCTCCTATATTACTTGGCTGCTCATTCCCACTGGTGTTTTGACGATTTGGTCGCAGTTGTCCCGTTCCGGGGCGCCGCTGAAAGAGGCGGTGTTGTCGATGGTTGCAGCGTTGGTTCCGATGGTGCCTGAAGGCCTGGTCTTGATGACGTCGATCGCGTTCGCAGTGGGTGTGGTGCGCTTAGGGAAACATCAAGCACTCATCAATGAGCTTCCTGCTATCGAGGGACTTGCCCGCGTTGATACGGTGTGTGCCGATAAAACGGGAACACTGACCGAAAACACCATGGTGGTAGATCGGATTGTCAGTGTTGCTGATCCGCATCAGGCTCCTGTTGCACTGGTAGGTCCTGGGACAACTGAACTGCCAGTCGCTGAGATTATTGCGGCAATGGTGCTGGCCGATAGCCACCCCAATGACACGATGCAGGCCATTGCAGCGTTTACACATTCGTGGGTGGATTCGCCTGGCCTTGTGGTGGGGGAGACGAAAGAACAAGCTCCGTTTGATTCGTCGTTGAAATGGTCTGGTATTAGTACCGGTCTTGCCGGATCCTGGGTGTTAGGGGCACCAGATGTGCTGCTGCGCCGGGACGATGAGGTTGCGGCGATTGCTGAAGAAATTGGTGCGCAGGGGTTGCGGGTGCTGGTTGTCGGCTTTGTTCCGGATGGTTTGGCGGCGTTACGCGAGACGCCGGGGGATGCTGCCTGTGATTTGGTGTCGCCACAAGCACTGGTGGTGTTGGCGCAAAAGGTCCGTGATGATGCGGAAGCTACGTTGGACTTTTTCGCCCGCGAAGGGGTGGAGACGAAAATTATCTCCGGCGATAATGCGCGCTCAGTTGCGGCGGTTGCTCGCAGTGTGGGGTTTGGTAAGCCCCTGCGGCGGGTGGAACTTTCTAATTCTCCTGCACCGCACGTGGTGCCTCCTGCACACGACTTTGATCATGGTGCTGTTACTGCGCAATCGCAGGCTGGTCGATCCCGTGGCACGAAGACCTCATCCGAATACATACAACATTGTGCAGATAATCTTGGGGCAGCTGAGGATATCGCTGCGCTTGATGCGCGTGATCTGCCGGCGGCAAGCGATCCGCGTTTTGCAGATCTGGTTGAGCGTCATTGTGTGTTTGGTCGGGTGACGCCGCAACAAAAACGCGATATGGTGCTGGCCTTGCAGGAGCGCGGCAAACAGGTCGCAATGACTGGTGACGGGGTCAACGATGTGTTGGCGCTGAAAGAGGCGAATATTGGTGTTTCGATGGGCTCTGGTTCGCCGGCAACCCGGTCGGTGGCTCAGGTGGTGCTGCTCGATAACAGTTTCGCCACGTTGCCGTTGGTGGTCGCGGAGGGGCGGCGAGTTATCGGCAATATTGAGCGGGTCGCTAACCTGTTTTTGACGAAAACTATCTATTCGGTGGTTTTAGCGCTGGTTATTGGGGTGTTGGGGATGAGTTTTCCCTTCCAGCCGATTCATGTGACGATGGCGGGCTGGTTCACGATTGGGATTCCGGCGTTTGTGTTGTCGCTGGCTCCGAATCATGATCAGGCAAAACCAGGCTTTGTTTCGCGGGTGCTGCGGCTGTCACTGCCGGCAGGCATCACGATTGGGGTGCTCACTGTGGTGTTTTGGGTGATGCACAATCCGGGTGAAGGCGTAAATCCCCTTCTGGAGCGGCAGGCGGCAACCGCTACCTTGTCGGTGATGCTGGTGATGGCAGTGTGGGTGGTGGCTGTGGTGGCGCGGCCGTATCGACCGTGGAAAATTGGTCTGATTTTGGTGTCTATTGCGGCTTATGTGTCGATTTTCATTACTCCGTGGACGGCGAAGGTGTTGCTGCTGGATCCGTCGAATATGCCATTGATGTGGCAGGCGCTGCTGTTTGGCGGCTTCGGGGCGATCATTATTGAGGCGTCGTGGTGGATTGGTGCTCGTCGTTGGGGAAGGCCTGCAGTGTGGGATCGCGCCGCCGGGTAG